From the genome of Leptolyngbya iicbica LK, one region includes:
- a CDS encoding cytochrome c biogenesis protein ResB encodes MESKIFRFLGSIRLAVPLLVAIAIILIGATFYESEVGSATVQREIYKSAWFGALMFLLAVNLGISTLSRFPWKGPRKIGFALTHWGLIVIIAGSAAVIHLSTEGMLLVRTDSGPGSQIRVEGDLLEVVAPDQTRQQTDIFIKSDGSVYPRQFGGLSLLGYSDNAIKTVQFTNDGAVENLAVQVQLQSDRMGQTLERWLAVAPAAYSQMDIGPAHLELFEARDEAELQQLLQAPDAEQSPMGTLAISQIAGQSRDRAIDVSKALGQTLALSPDLSLTVANVWPDFRLGSDGQPTSASDQYRNPAVQLVVTQGELQERWFVFGKAGLPPVRSDDQIALALTYEPPAATPTDYFRLVAAPNHQLFYAAASSKGFKSGEFLPEQSVTPGWADFEISLAQQLDHAQVQRQIVPVMPVAQGAVPAEGSPALHVATADGQDFWLPWGEPTELDTPNGEYFAAFTPKLLELPFYVKLNDFIVERNEGSESVAMWTSDITLFDAQTDTAVQRSVWMNHPTWFRGWKLAQASWNPGDLQQSTLQLKREPWWVTALTWTGSLLVVIGIVVMFYGPSLVKRWRRWTRSPQPESEPTVEENSGEKAVGTIPILAVFGK; translated from the coding sequence ATGGAATCTAAAATTTTCCGGTTTTTAGGCTCAATTCGACTGGCAGTGCCATTGTTAGTCGCGATCGCAATCATTTTGATTGGGGCGACTTTTTATGAGTCCGAAGTGGGCTCAGCGACAGTCCAGCGGGAGATCTATAAAAGCGCTTGGTTTGGCGCTTTAATGTTTCTACTGGCGGTGAATTTAGGCATTTCAACCCTCAGTCGCTTTCCCTGGAAAGGGCCGCGAAAAATCGGTTTTGCTTTAACCCACTGGGGATTGATTGTGATCATTGCCGGATCGGCAGCAGTCATTCACCTCAGCACGGAAGGCATGTTGCTGGTGCGGACTGACAGTGGCCCTGGCAGCCAAATTCGCGTTGAGGGCGACTTATTAGAGGTGGTGGCGCCTGACCAAACCCGGCAACAGACGGATATTTTCATCAAGTCCGACGGTTCGGTCTATCCTCGCCAGTTTGGGGGCCTGTCACTGCTGGGCTATAGCGATAACGCCATCAAGACGGTGCAGTTTACCAATGATGGCGCGGTCGAAAATCTGGCGGTGCAGGTGCAGTTGCAGAGCGATCGCATGGGGCAAACTCTGGAGCGATGGTTGGCCGTAGCGCCTGCGGCTTATAGCCAGATGGACATTGGCCCAGCTCACCTAGAGCTCTTTGAAGCGCGGGATGAAGCCGAGTTGCAGCAGCTATTGCAGGCCCCCGATGCAGAGCAGAGCCCCATGGGGACATTGGCGATCAGCCAAATTGCGGGCCAAAGCCGAGATCGCGCCATTGATGTATCAAAAGCGTTAGGACAAACGCTGGCGTTAAGTCCTGACCTGTCTTTAACCGTGGCTAACGTTTGGCCGGACTTTCGCCTGGGCAGCGACGGCCAGCCGACCTCCGCGTCGGATCAGTATCGGAATCCAGCCGTGCAGCTAGTGGTGACGCAAGGCGAACTGCAAGAACGGTGGTTTGTGTTTGGCAAAGCGGGGCTGCCGCCAGTGCGATCGGACGACCAGATTGCGTTAGCCCTCACTTATGAGCCGCCCGCCGCCACTCCGACGGATTACTTCCGACTGGTGGCCGCGCCTAATCATCAACTCTTTTACGCCGCCGCCTCTTCTAAAGGCTTTAAATCGGGTGAATTCTTGCCGGAGCAGTCGGTAACACCGGGCTGGGCCGACTTTGAGATTTCGCTGGCTCAACAGTTAGACCACGCCCAGGTGCAGCGTCAAATCGTGCCGGTGATGCCAGTGGCTCAGGGGGCAGTGCCCGCAGAGGGGTCACCCGCCTTGCATGTGGCGACTGCCGACGGTCAAGATTTTTGGCTGCCCTGGGGCGAACCCACCGAGTTAGATACGCCTAACGGTGAGTATTTTGCTGCGTTCACCCCGAAGCTGCTGGAACTGCCCTTTTACGTGAAGCTCAACGATTTCATTGTGGAACGGAACGAGGGCAGCGAGTCGGTGGCGATGTGGACGAGCGACATTACCCTATTTGACGCTCAGACGGATACGGCAGTGCAGCGATCAGTGTGGATGAATCATCCCACCTGGTTCCGGGGGTGGAAGCTGGCCCAAGCGTCTTGGAATCCCGGCGATTTACAACAGTCCACTTTGCAACTCAAGCGCGAACCCTGGTGGGTGACGGCACTGACCTGGACGGGGTCACTGCTCGTGGTGATCGGCATTGTGGTGATGTTCTACGGGCCGAGTCTGGTGAAGCGGTGGCGACGGTGGACGCGATCGCCCCAACCGGAGTCAGAACCAACTGTGGAGGAAAACTCTGGCGAAAAGGCCGTCGGCACGATTCCCATATTGGCGGTGTTTGGCAAGTAG
- a CDS encoding cytochrome c biogenesis protein has product MKLTTFLIGLVLGAVLLVMPISQWQPDGLDSLRSLTVQLDGRKKPLDTVAQETVAKIHGSTSYKLADGTKEDALSTYLAMWFNTRNWNEEPFVLVSYRPLKEAAGLDIERKQFTFQELMANRELAGIVSEAHRKELNDVDLSRNEREALTIEGRLNLLYQSVGDRQLPIVPHPDDIKGKWGSLDETAKLYTPEQAAPLLAAFAMMQQTLLQGGATHIPMVADLASQLKAGLQQLSPEIYPADAVMGREVHFNHFHPFAKAWQLYAIAFTVLLVSQWIKRWNVYWTAIGLFTAGIAVQSYGFFLRMQIADRPPVTNMYESVVWCGFGIMAIALLLEVFSQKRFYLLAAAPLSVVCLVLADSLPAVLDPSIAPLVPVLRDNFWLSIHVPTITLSYASFALALGVGHVALFNYLFTPQAKQRIKTLSQLNYRVLQVGVLLLTAGIILGGIWAHFSWGRFWGWDPKETWALIALLCYLAPLHGRLVGWLGDFGIHVASIVSFNAVLMAWYGVNFVLGTGLHSYGFGTGGSELLIASVVGLDLLVVLATAARHYGWFKRSEPLTTAENLEQSMSQL; this is encoded by the coding sequence ATGAAACTGACAACATTTCTGATTGGTTTAGTGTTGGGAGCCGTGCTGTTGGTGATGCCTATCAGCCAGTGGCAGCCCGACGGGTTGGACTCGCTGCGATCGCTCACGGTGCAACTCGACGGTCGCAAAAAGCCTCTGGATACCGTAGCTCAGGAAACCGTGGCGAAAATTCACGGCTCAACCTCGTACAAATTGGCGGATGGGACGAAAGAAGATGCCCTCAGCACCTACCTCGCCATGTGGTTTAACACCCGCAACTGGAATGAAGAGCCGTTTGTGCTGGTGAGCTATCGCCCGCTAAAGGAAGCCGCCGGACTGGATATCGAGCGCAAGCAGTTCACCTTTCAAGAACTGATGGCCAATCGGGAACTGGCGGGGATTGTCAGTGAGGCCCATCGCAAAGAACTGAACGACGTCGATCTCAGCCGCAATGAGCGCGAGGCGCTAACCATTGAAGGGCGTTTGAATCTGCTGTATCAGTCGGTGGGCGATCGCCAGTTGCCAATTGTGCCGCATCCCGACGACATCAAAGGCAAGTGGGGCAGCCTCGACGAAACCGCCAAACTCTACACCCCAGAGCAAGCCGCACCGCTATTGGCGGCATTTGCCATGATGCAGCAAACCTTATTGCAGGGCGGCGCGACCCACATTCCCATGGTGGCCGATTTGGCCAGTCAGCTCAAAGCGGGACTCCAGCAGTTGAGTCCTGAGATCTATCCTGCCGATGCGGTGATGGGTCGCGAAGTGCATTTCAATCATTTCCATCCTTTTGCCAAGGCGTGGCAGCTGTATGCGATCGCCTTCACCGTCTTGCTCGTCAGCCAGTGGATCAAACGCTGGAATGTGTATTGGACCGCGATCGGCCTTTTCACCGCTGGCATTGCGGTTCAGAGCTATGGCTTCTTCCTGCGGATGCAGATTGCGGATCGGCCCCCCGTGACCAATATGTATGAGTCCGTCGTTTGGTGCGGGTTTGGCATTATGGCGATCGCCCTGCTGCTGGAAGTGTTTTCGCAAAAGCGCTTTTACCTGCTAGCCGCCGCCCCCCTTTCAGTAGTATGTCTGGTGTTGGCCGATAGCCTGCCCGCCGTGCTCGATCCCAGCATTGCGCCGCTGGTGCCCGTCCTCCGCGACAACTTCTGGCTCAGCATTCACGTTCCCACCATTACCCTCAGTTATGCCAGTTTTGCCCTGGCCCTCGGCGTCGGTCACGTGGCCCTGTTCAACTATTTGTTTACGCCCCAGGCCAAGCAACGCATCAAAACGCTGTCTCAGCTGAACTATCGGGTCTTACAAGTCGGGGTGCTATTGCTGACTGCGGGCATCATCCTCGGCGGCATTTGGGCGCACTTCTCTTGGGGCCGCTTTTGGGGCTGGGATCCGAAGGAAACCTGGGCGCTGATTGCGTTGCTCTGCTATTTGGCACCGCTGCACGGTCGCCTCGTGGGGTGGCTGGGTGACTTCGGCATTCATGTCGCCAGCATCGTGTCGTTTAATGCAGTGTTAATGGCCTGGTACGGCGTAAACTTCGTGCTGGGGACGGGGCTGCACAGCTACGGCTTTGGCACCGGGGGTTCTGAATTGCTGATTGCCAGCGTGGTTGGCCTGGATTTGCTCGTTGTGCTGGCCACTGCCGCCCGTCATTACGGCTGGTTTAAGCGCTCAGAGCCGTTGACCACGGCAGAAAATCTGGAGCAGTCAATGAGCCAGCTATAG
- a CDS encoding ubiquinol-cytochrome c reductase iron-sulfur subunit gives MNRRDFVNWMGVGALATSLPVALAACGSDTAEAPADAPADNTAAAPADDAAAADGFESIGTVAELDEAGALASSNFQGTQVVVTRSPDNPDTLIAVDSLCTHQGCTVDWDGSAFACPCHASMFNPDGTVASGPASAPLPVYEAKIEGDQVLVKV, from the coding sequence ATGAATCGACGTGATTTTGTGAATTGGATGGGCGTGGGCGCATTGGCGACTTCTCTGCCAGTCGCTCTAGCAGCTTGTGGTTCCGATACGGCGGAAGCGCCCGCCGATGCCCCGGCTGACAATACGGCGGCAGCCCCCGCTGATGATGCCGCTGCGGCCGATGGCTTTGAGTCGATTGGGACAGTCGCAGAACTCGACGAAGCGGGTGCCCTGGCTAGCAGCAACTTCCAGGGCACACAGGTCGTGGTCACGCGATCGCCCGATAATCCTGACACCCTCATTGCGGTCGATTCTCTCTGCACGCACCAGGGCTGCACAGTCGATTGGGATGGCAGCGCCTTCGCTTGTCCTTGCCATGCCTCCATGTTCAATCCTGATGGCACCGTGGCATCTGGCCCCGCCAGTGCCCCGCTCCCCGTTTACGAAGCCAAAATTGAAGGCGACCAAGTGTTGGTCAAAGTCTAG